The Equus quagga isolate Etosha38 chromosome 2, UCLA_HA_Equagga_1.0, whole genome shotgun sequence genome has a window encoding:
- the FAS gene encoding tumor necrosis factor receptor superfamily member 6 isoform X3, with translation MSRMWLLLLLMLTSIAGPLSKGDTAQVTAIDSEALKLSENVNGKKSECQEGQHGTRRATDCDAEPAKRNITDCVPCSEGKDYTDKPHRSSKCRRCKICDEELGLEVEKNCTTTQDTKCRCKSNFFCSVPPCEHCDPCITCEHGIIENCTPTNDAKCREGSGSNLYWLFCLLFLLLIAVFLLKRYGLKRRCRNEEDDYRVCGDSNTEMEQRNLPDIDLSKYISSIAEQMELNQVKEFARKNGIEEAKIDEIENDNPNNTAEKKVQLLRCWYQRHGKKGAYDTLIKSLKKINLCVLAEKIQNIIQKDNASENENANFNNENETHSLV, from the exons ATGTCTAGGATGTGGCTTCTCCTGCTTCTG ATGCTTACCTCTATTGCTGGACCATTGTCGAAAGGTGATACAGCCCAAGTGACTGCTATCGACTCTGAGGCATTGAAATTGAGTGAAAATGTTAATGGGAAGAAATCTGAGTGCCAGGAGGGCCAGCATG GCACGAGGAGAGCTACTGATTGTGATGCCGAACCAG CCAAGAGGAACATAACAGACTGTGTGCCTTGCTCAGAAGGGAAGGACTACACAGACAAGCCACATCGTAGTTCTAAATGCCGAAGATGTAAAATTTGTGATGAAGAACTGG GTCTAGAAGTGGAAAAAAATTGCACCACGACCCAGGATACCAAGTGCAGATGTAAATCAAACTTTTTTTGTAGTGTTCCTCCATGTGAACACTGTGACCCTTGCATTAC GTGCGAACATGGGATCATTGAGAATTGCACACCAACTAACGACGCTAAATGCAGAGAag GATCCGGATCTAACTTATACTGGTTGTTTTGCCTCCTGTTCCTGTTACTGATTGCAGTATTTTTACTAAAACGTTACG GGTTGAAAAGAAGGTGCAGGAATGAAGAGGATGATTACCGTGTATGTGGAGACTCAAATACT gaaATGGAGCAAAGGAATCTCCCAG ACATTGACTTGAGTAAATATATTAGTAGTATTGCTGAACAAATGGAACTGAATCAAGTTAAAGAATTTGCTCGGAAGAATGGTATCGAAGAAGCCAAAATTGATGAGATTGAGAATGACAATCCCAACAACACTGCTGAGAAGAAAGTCCAGTTGCTCCGTTGTTGGTATCAACGTCATGGGAAGAAAGGTGCATATGACACTTTGATTAAAAGCCTCAAAAAAATCAATCTTTGTGTTCTGgcagagaaaattcaaaatataatccAGAAGGACAATGctagtgaaaatgaaaatgcaaacttcaataatgaaaatgaaacacacagcTTGGTCTAA
- the FAS gene encoding tumor necrosis factor receptor superfamily member 6 isoform X2: protein MLTSIAGPLSKGDTAQVTAIDSEALKLSENVNGKKSECQEGQHGEACCQSCPPGTRRATDCDAEPAKRNITDCVPCSEGKDYTDKPHRSSKCRRCKICDEELGLEVEKNCTTTQDTKCRCKSNFFCSVPPCEHCDPCITCEHGIIENCTPTNDAKCREGSGSNLYWLFCLLFLLLIAVFLLKRYGLKRRCRNEEDDYRVCGDSNTEMEQRNLPDIDLSKYISSIAEQMELNQVKEFARKNGIEEAKIDEIENDNPNNTAEKKVQLLRCWYQRHGKKGAYDTLIKSLKKINLCVLAEKIQNIIQKDNASENENANFNNENETHSLV, encoded by the exons ATGCTTACCTCTATTGCTGGACCATTGTCGAAAGGTGATACAGCCCAAGTGACTGCTATCGACTCTGAGGCATTGAAATTGAGTGAAAATGTTAATGGGAAGAAATCTGAGTGCCAGGAGGGCCAGCATGGTGAGGCCTGCTGTCAGTCATGTCCTCCTG GCACGAGGAGAGCTACTGATTGTGATGCCGAACCAG CCAAGAGGAACATAACAGACTGTGTGCCTTGCTCAGAAGGGAAGGACTACACAGACAAGCCACATCGTAGTTCTAAATGCCGAAGATGTAAAATTTGTGATGAAGAACTGG GTCTAGAAGTGGAAAAAAATTGCACCACGACCCAGGATACCAAGTGCAGATGTAAATCAAACTTTTTTTGTAGTGTTCCTCCATGTGAACACTGTGACCCTTGCATTAC GTGCGAACATGGGATCATTGAGAATTGCACACCAACTAACGACGCTAAATGCAGAGAag GATCCGGATCTAACTTATACTGGTTGTTTTGCCTCCTGTTCCTGTTACTGATTGCAGTATTTTTACTAAAACGTTACG GGTTGAAAAGAAGGTGCAGGAATGAAGAGGATGATTACCGTGTATGTGGAGACTCAAATACT gaaATGGAGCAAAGGAATCTCCCAG ACATTGACTTGAGTAAATATATTAGTAGTATTGCTGAACAAATGGAACTGAATCAAGTTAAAGAATTTGCTCGGAAGAATGGTATCGAAGAAGCCAAAATTGATGAGATTGAGAATGACAATCCCAACAACACTGCTGAGAAGAAAGTCCAGTTGCTCCGTTGTTGGTATCAACGTCATGGGAAGAAAGGTGCATATGACACTTTGATTAAAAGCCTCAAAAAAATCAATCTTTGTGTTCTGgcagagaaaattcaaaatataatccAGAAGGACAATGctagtgaaaatgaaaatgcaaacttcaataatgaaaatgaaacacacagcTTGGTCTAA
- the FAS gene encoding tumor necrosis factor receptor superfamily member 6 isoform X4: MSRMWLLLLLMLTSIAGPLSKGDTAQVTAIDSEALKLSENVNGKKSECQEGQHGEACCQSCPPGTRRATDCDAEPAKRNITDCVPCSEGKDYTDKPHRSSKCRRCKICDEELGLEVEKNCTTTQDTKCRCKSNFFCSVPPCEHCDPCITCEHGIIENCTPTNDAKCREGSGSNLYWLFCLLFLLLIAVFLLKRYGLKRRCRNEEDDYRVCGDSNTEMEQRNLPDIDLSKYISSIAEQMELNQVKEFARKNGIEEAKIDEIENDNPNNTAEKKVQLLRCWYQRHGKKGL; the protein is encoded by the exons ATGTCTAGGATGTGGCTTCTCCTGCTTCTG ATGCTTACCTCTATTGCTGGACCATTGTCGAAAGGTGATACAGCCCAAGTGACTGCTATCGACTCTGAGGCATTGAAATTGAGTGAAAATGTTAATGGGAAGAAATCTGAGTGCCAGGAGGGCCAGCATGGTGAGGCCTGCTGTCAGTCATGTCCTCCTG GCACGAGGAGAGCTACTGATTGTGATGCCGAACCAG CCAAGAGGAACATAACAGACTGTGTGCCTTGCTCAGAAGGGAAGGACTACACAGACAAGCCACATCGTAGTTCTAAATGCCGAAGATGTAAAATTTGTGATGAAGAACTGG GTCTAGAAGTGGAAAAAAATTGCACCACGACCCAGGATACCAAGTGCAGATGTAAATCAAACTTTTTTTGTAGTGTTCCTCCATGTGAACACTGTGACCCTTGCATTAC GTGCGAACATGGGATCATTGAGAATTGCACACCAACTAACGACGCTAAATGCAGAGAag GATCCGGATCTAACTTATACTGGTTGTTTTGCCTCCTGTTCCTGTTACTGATTGCAGTATTTTTACTAAAACGTTACG GGTTGAAAAGAAGGTGCAGGAATGAAGAGGATGATTACCGTGTATGTGGAGACTCAAATACT gaaATGGAGCAAAGGAATCTCCCAG ACATTGACTTGAGTAAATATATTAGTAGTATTGCTGAACAAATGGAACTGAATCAAGTTAAAGAATTTGCTCGGAAGAATGGTATCGAAGAAGCCAAAATTGATGAGATTGAGAATGACAATCCCAACAACACTGCTGAGAAGAAAGTCCAGTTGCTCCGTTGTTGGTATCAACGTCATGGGAAGAAAG GTTTGTAG
- the FAS gene encoding tumor necrosis factor receptor superfamily member 6 isoform X1 yields the protein MSRMWLLLLLMLTSIAGPLSKGDTAQVTAIDSEALKLSENVNGKKSECQEGQHGEACCQSCPPGTRRATDCDAEPAKRNITDCVPCSEGKDYTDKPHRSSKCRRCKICDEELGLEVEKNCTTTQDTKCRCKSNFFCSVPPCEHCDPCITCEHGIIENCTPTNDAKCREGSGSNLYWLFCLLFLLLIAVFLLKRYGLKRRCRNEEDDYRVCGDSNTEMEQRNLPDIDLSKYISSIAEQMELNQVKEFARKNGIEEAKIDEIENDNPNNTAEKKVQLLRCWYQRHGKKGAYDTLIKSLKKINLCVLAEKIQNIIQKDNASENENANFNNENETHSLV from the exons ATGTCTAGGATGTGGCTTCTCCTGCTTCTG ATGCTTACCTCTATTGCTGGACCATTGTCGAAAGGTGATACAGCCCAAGTGACTGCTATCGACTCTGAGGCATTGAAATTGAGTGAAAATGTTAATGGGAAGAAATCTGAGTGCCAGGAGGGCCAGCATGGTGAGGCCTGCTGTCAGTCATGTCCTCCTG GCACGAGGAGAGCTACTGATTGTGATGCCGAACCAG CCAAGAGGAACATAACAGACTGTGTGCCTTGCTCAGAAGGGAAGGACTACACAGACAAGCCACATCGTAGTTCTAAATGCCGAAGATGTAAAATTTGTGATGAAGAACTGG GTCTAGAAGTGGAAAAAAATTGCACCACGACCCAGGATACCAAGTGCAGATGTAAATCAAACTTTTTTTGTAGTGTTCCTCCATGTGAACACTGTGACCCTTGCATTAC GTGCGAACATGGGATCATTGAGAATTGCACACCAACTAACGACGCTAAATGCAGAGAag GATCCGGATCTAACTTATACTGGTTGTTTTGCCTCCTGTTCCTGTTACTGATTGCAGTATTTTTACTAAAACGTTACG GGTTGAAAAGAAGGTGCAGGAATGAAGAGGATGATTACCGTGTATGTGGAGACTCAAATACT gaaATGGAGCAAAGGAATCTCCCAG ACATTGACTTGAGTAAATATATTAGTAGTATTGCTGAACAAATGGAACTGAATCAAGTTAAAGAATTTGCTCGGAAGAATGGTATCGAAGAAGCCAAAATTGATGAGATTGAGAATGACAATCCCAACAACACTGCTGAGAAGAAAGTCCAGTTGCTCCGTTGTTGGTATCAACGTCATGGGAAGAAAGGTGCATATGACACTTTGATTAAAAGCCTCAAAAAAATCAATCTTTGTGTTCTGgcagagaaaattcaaaatataatccAGAAGGACAATGctagtgaaaatgaaaatgcaaacttcaataatgaaaatgaaacacacagcTTGGTCTAA